A genomic stretch from Shewanella woodyi ATCC 51908 includes:
- a CDS encoding DUF3624 domain-containing protein — MTCKNCNSSLFQQKIGRCKSCMWQLTLLSLISWPLWWYFYADAPKQINSIALLFFCTAFTGLLSLHLLVLGYRTLIDWFNSKR; from the coding sequence ATGACCTGTAAAAACTGTAATAGCTCACTGTTTCAACAAAAGATAGGCAGGTGTAAAAGCTGCATGTGGCAGTTAACCTTACTATCACTTATCAGCTGGCCACTGTGGTGGTACTTTTACGCCGATGCTCCCAAACAGATAAACTCAATCGCCCTACTGTTTTTTTGCACCGCTTTTACCGGTTTGCTCTCCCTGCACCTACTGGTGCTGGGTTATCGCACCCTCATTGACTGGTTTAATTCAAAGCGCTAA